Proteins encoded together in one Nocardioides marinisabuli window:
- a CDS encoding class I SAM-dependent methyltransferase has translation MSLWEERVLPRLVDRVLSTGPVQQLRAATCTGLHGRVLEIGFGSGLNLPHLPAAVTSLEAVEPSDLAWGLSQQRRDEAGVPVRRVGLDGQRLDAPDAAYDAVLCTFSLCTIPDAELAVREVHRVLRPGGRLHLLEHGRSPDDRVRAWQHRLEPLQRRVAGGCHLTRDPLRLVADAGLHLEENEERYLPGPALARPWGYGYRAVATRPA, from the coding sequence ATGAGCCTGTGGGAGGAGCGCGTCCTGCCGCGCCTGGTCGACCGCGTGCTGTCGACCGGGCCGGTGCAGCAGCTGCGGGCCGCCACCTGCACCGGCCTGCACGGCCGGGTGCTCGAGATCGGCTTCGGGTCCGGGCTGAACCTCCCGCACCTGCCTGCGGCGGTCACCTCGCTGGAGGCCGTCGAGCCCTCCGACCTCGCCTGGGGCCTCTCGCAGCAGCGCCGCGACGAGGCGGGCGTCCCGGTGCGCCGGGTGGGTCTCGACGGCCAGCGCCTCGACGCACCCGACGCGGCGTACGACGCCGTGCTGTGCACCTTCAGCCTGTGCACGATCCCCGACGCCGAGCTGGCCGTGCGCGAGGTGCACCGGGTGCTGCGCCCCGGTGGCCGTCTGCACCTGCTCGAGCACGGCCGCTCCCCCGACGACCGGGTGCGCGCCTGGCAGCACCGTCTCGAGCCCCTCCAGCGCCGGGTCGCGGGCGGGTGCCACCTGACCCGGGACCCGCTCCGGCTGGTGGCCGACGCCGGCCTGCACCTCGAGGAGAACGAGGAGCGCTACCTCCCCGGCCCGGCCCTGGCCCGGCCGTGGGGCTACGGCTACCGCGCCGTGGCCACCCGCCCCGCCTGA
- a CDS encoding HAD family hydrolase has protein sequence MPGTGSDRATHRPAALLWDMDGTLVDTEPYWIETEFALAERYGGTWTRAQALDLVGNDLLASGRYIREHMGIDRTPEQIVEELLDGVVARVEQAVPWVPGARELLLAAVEAGIPCALVTMSYERFVAPILAHLPPETFRVIVTGDKVEMGKPHPEPYLTAAAALGVDPADCVAIEDSNTGAKSAAAAGCTVLVVENHVPVLEGPRRVLRPTLEGLAPQDLAAMLLP, from the coding sequence GTGCCCGGCACCGGCTCCGACCGTGCGACCCACCGGCCCGCAGCCCTGCTGTGGGACATGGACGGCACCCTGGTCGACACCGAGCCCTACTGGATCGAGACCGAGTTCGCGCTCGCCGAGCGGTACGGCGGCACCTGGACCCGCGCCCAGGCCCTCGACCTGGTCGGCAACGACCTGCTCGCCTCGGGGCGCTACATCCGCGAGCACATGGGCATCGACCGGACCCCCGAGCAGATCGTCGAGGAGCTCCTCGACGGGGTCGTCGCCCGCGTCGAGCAGGCGGTGCCGTGGGTGCCCGGTGCGCGTGAGCTGCTGCTGGCGGCCGTCGAGGCGGGCATCCCGTGCGCGCTGGTGACGATGTCCTACGAGCGCTTCGTCGCGCCGATCCTCGCGCACCTGCCGCCCGAGACGTTCCGGGTGATCGTCACCGGCGACAAGGTCGAGATGGGCAAGCCGCACCCCGAGCCCTACCTGACCGCCGCCGCCGCCCTCGGGGTGGACCCGGCCGACTGCGTGGCGATCGAGGACTCCAACACCGGCGCCAAGTCCGCCGCGGCCGCCGGCTGCACCGTGCTGGTGGTCGAGAACCACGTGCCGGTCCTCGAGGGGCCGCGCCGGGTGCTGCGCCCCACCCTGGAGGGCCTGGCGCCGCAGGACCTGGCCGCCATGCTGCTGCCCTGA
- a CDS encoding RecB family exonuclease, giving the protein MSQTSPGPAPSPVPSPAERVSTPVDGVEVVGALSPSRAGDFVTCPLLYRFRTVDRLPEPPSADATRGTLVHKVLEDLFDLPAAERTPQRAAAMLEPTWEALVEAEPGLAELFAPPEHGGPPLDLAHWLASCRTVLERWFTLEDPTRLEPAERELYVETVLGSRLLLRGFVDRLDVAPDGALRVVDYKTGRSPAVGFEQRALFQMKFYALVLWRTRGVVPSLLQLVYLGNGEIVRYRPDEDDLLATERRVEAIWAAISTARESGEWLPNRGRPCDWCAHKAICPAWGGTPPPLPEPAQEKTQAS; this is encoded by the coding sequence ATGAGCCAGACGTCCCCCGGGCCCGCCCCCTCGCCGGTCCCGTCACCGGCCGAGCGGGTCTCGACGCCCGTCGACGGCGTCGAGGTCGTCGGGGCCCTCTCGCCCAGCCGGGCCGGCGACTTCGTGACCTGTCCGCTGCTCTACCGCTTCCGCACCGTCGACCGTCTCCCCGAGCCGCCGTCGGCCGACGCGACGCGCGGCACCCTGGTCCACAAGGTGCTCGAGGACCTCTTCGACCTGCCGGCCGCCGAGCGCACACCGCAGCGTGCCGCCGCGATGCTCGAGCCCACCTGGGAGGCGCTGGTGGAGGCCGAGCCCGGGCTGGCCGAGCTGTTCGCTCCCCCGGAGCACGGCGGGCCGCCGCTCGACCTCGCGCACTGGCTGGCCTCGTGCCGCACCGTGCTCGAGCGGTGGTTCACGCTCGAGGACCCCACCCGCCTCGAGCCCGCCGAGCGGGAGCTGTACGTCGAGACGGTGCTCGGGTCGCGGCTGCTGCTGCGCGGCTTCGTCGACCGGCTCGACGTGGCCCCCGACGGGGCCCTGCGGGTCGTCGACTACAAGACGGGTCGCTCCCCCGCGGTCGGCTTCGAGCAGCGGGCGCTGTTCCAGATGAAGTTCTACGCCCTGGTGCTCTGGCGGACCCGGGGCGTGGTGCCGTCGCTGCTGCAGCTGGTCTACCTGGGCAACGGCGAGATCGTGCGCTACCGCCCCGACGAGGACGACCTGCTGGCCACCGAGCGGCGCGTCGAGGCGATCTGGGCGGCCATCAGCACCGCCCGCGAGAGCGGCGAGTGGCTGCCCAACCGGGGGCGGCCGTGCGACTGGTGCGCTCACAAGGCGATCTGCCCCGCCTGGGGCGGCACCCCGCCGCCGCTACCGGAGCCGGCCCAGGAGAAGACGCAGGCGTCCTGA
- the arc gene encoding proteasome ATPase yields MSTSDGNSSTGRSRPSGRSPEELLDQVRFLEAEVSDLRRRLGESPGSSRGLEMRLSDAQRSLAAVTSQNERLAQTLREARDQITKLKEEVDRLAQPPAGFGTFLARNDDDSVDVFTGGRKLRVTVSPGVDLDALTRGQEVMLNEAMNVVAALDFEQVGEVVMFKELLADGERALIIANADEERVVRLAEPLRGDTIRAGDSLLLDSRAGYVYEKVPKSEVEELVLEEVPDIAYESIGGLTGQIEAIQDAVELPYLYPELFKEHELKPPKGVLLYGPPGCGKTLIAKAVANSLAKKVAAKTGAEGKSYFLNIKGPELLNKYVGETERHIRLVFQRAREKASSGTPVIVFFDEMDSLFRTRGSGVSSDVENTIVPQLLSEIDGVELLENVLVIGASNREDMIDPAILRPGRLDVKIKIERPDAESARDIISKYLTASLPLHSDDVSEFGGDRQACVDAMIRATVERMYAETEENRFLEVTYANGDKEVLYFKDFNSGAMLQNIVDRAKKMAIKDLLDHEQRGLRVSHLLQACVDEFKENEDLPNTTNPDDWARISGKKGERIVFIRTLITGKQGTEPGRSIDTVANTGQYL; encoded by the coding sequence ATGTCGACGTCCGATGGCAACTCGAGCACGGGTCGTTCCCGCCCGTCCGGTCGCAGCCCGGAAGAGCTGCTGGACCAGGTGCGCTTCCTGGAGGCCGAGGTCTCCGACCTGCGCCGCCGTCTCGGCGAGAGCCCCGGGTCGTCCCGGGGCCTGGAGATGCGCCTCAGCGACGCCCAGCGCTCGCTGGCCGCCGTGACCTCGCAGAACGAGCGGCTGGCCCAGACGCTGCGCGAGGCCCGCGACCAGATCACCAAGCTCAAGGAGGAGGTCGACCGGCTGGCCCAGCCGCCGGCCGGCTTCGGCACCTTCCTGGCCCGCAACGACGACGACTCGGTCGACGTCTTCACCGGCGGGCGCAAGCTGCGCGTCACGGTGAGCCCGGGCGTCGACCTCGACGCCCTGACCCGCGGCCAGGAGGTCATGCTCAACGAGGCGATGAACGTCGTCGCGGCCCTCGACTTCGAGCAGGTCGGCGAGGTCGTGATGTTCAAGGAGCTGCTCGCCGACGGCGAGCGGGCCCTGATCATCGCCAACGCCGACGAGGAGCGCGTCGTGCGCCTAGCCGAGCCGCTGCGCGGCGACACGATCCGCGCCGGCGACTCGCTGCTGCTCGACAGCCGTGCGGGCTACGTCTACGAGAAGGTCCCGAAGTCCGAGGTCGAGGAGCTCGTGCTCGAGGAGGTCCCCGACATCGCCTACGAGTCGATCGGTGGCCTCACCGGCCAGATCGAGGCGATCCAGGACGCGGTCGAGCTGCCCTACCTCTACCCCGAGCTGTTCAAGGAGCACGAGCTCAAGCCGCCCAAGGGCGTGCTGCTCTACGGCCCCCCGGGCTGCGGCAAGACGCTGATCGCCAAGGCCGTGGCCAACTCGCTGGCCAAGAAGGTGGCCGCCAAGACCGGTGCCGAGGGCAAGTCGTACTTCCTCAACATCAAGGGCCCCGAGCTGCTCAACAAGTACGTCGGTGAGACCGAGCGCCACATCCGCCTGGTCTTCCAGCGGGCGCGGGAGAAGGCCAGCAGCGGCACCCCGGTCATCGTGTTCTTCGACGAGATGGACTCGCTGTTCCGCACCCGCGGCAGCGGGGTGTCCTCCGACGTCGAGAACACCATCGTCCCGCAGCTGCTGAGCGAGATCGACGGCGTCGAGCTGCTCGAGAACGTGCTGGTCATCGGTGCCTCCAACCGCGAGGACATGATCGACCCGGCGATCCTGCGCCCCGGCCGGCTCGACGTGAAGATCAAGATCGAGCGCCCGGACGCCGAGTCGGCGCGCGACATCATCAGCAAGTACCTCACCGCCAGCCTGCCGCTGCACAGCGACGACGTCAGCGAGTTCGGCGGGGACCGCCAGGCCTGCGTCGACGCGATGATCCGGGCCACGGTCGAGCGCATGTACGCCGAGACCGAGGAGAACCGCTTCCTCGAGGTGACCTACGCCAACGGCGACAAGGAGGTCCTCTACTTCAAGGACTTCAACTCCGGCGCGATGCTGCAGAACATCGTCGACCGGGCCAAGAAGATGGCGATCAAGGACCTCCTCGACCACGAGCAGCGCGGCCTGCGCGTCAGCCACCTGCTGCAGGCCTGCGTCGACGAGTTCAAGGAGAACGAGGACCTGCCCAACACCACCAACCCCGACGACTGGGCGCGGATCTCGGGCAAGAAGGGCGAGCGGATCGTCTTCATCCGCACCCTGATCACCGGCAAGCAGGGCACCGAGCCCGGTCGTTCCATCGACACCGTCGCCAACACCGGCCAGTACCTCTGA
- a CDS encoding tRNA (adenine-N1)-methyltransferase: MHRGPLREGEWVRLTDSKGRKHNFELVAGKRFFSNKGHLEHDDLIGREEGFTLASSAGGEYLVFRPLLSEFVVSMPRGAAVVYPKDAAQIVAMADIFPGARVVEAGVGSGALTCSLLRAVGPWGRVSSFERREEFADVARRNVNQFFGAPADQTHPAWELTLGDLAEALPTSGERCDRIILDMLAPWECLDAAAGALVPGGIVCAYVATTTQLSRFVETVRAHGGFTEPQPWESLVRDWHVEGLAVRPGHKMIGHTAFLVTARRLAPGQKPLRKTRRPAPGAYGPDYSGPRPPGLPVEPAPED, translated from the coding sequence GTGCACCGCGGCCCGCTGCGCGAGGGGGAGTGGGTGCGCCTGACCGACAGCAAGGGCCGCAAGCACAACTTCGAGCTGGTCGCCGGCAAGCGCTTCTTCTCCAACAAGGGCCACCTCGAGCACGACGACCTGATCGGGCGCGAGGAGGGCTTCACGCTGGCCAGCTCGGCCGGCGGGGAGTACCTGGTCTTCCGTCCGCTGCTCTCGGAGTTCGTGGTCTCGATGCCGCGCGGCGCCGCGGTCGTCTACCCCAAGGACGCCGCCCAGATCGTCGCGATGGCCGACATCTTCCCCGGCGCGCGCGTCGTCGAGGCCGGCGTCGGCTCCGGCGCCCTGACCTGCTCGCTGCTGCGCGCGGTGGGCCCCTGGGGCCGGGTGTCGTCGTTCGAGCGCCGCGAGGAGTTCGCCGACGTCGCCCGCCGCAACGTCAATCAGTTCTTCGGCGCCCCGGCCGACCAGACCCACCCCGCCTGGGAGCTCACCCTGGGCGACCTCGCCGAGGCGCTGCCGACCTCGGGCGAGCGCTGCGACCGCATCATCCTCGACATGCTCGCCCCCTGGGAGTGCCTCGACGCCGCGGCCGGTGCCCTGGTGCCCGGCGGCATCGTGTGCGCCTACGTGGCCACCACCACCCAGCTCTCCCGCTTCGTGGAGACGGTGCGCGCCCACGGCGGCTTCACCGAGCCGCAGCCGTGGGAGAGCCTCGTGCGCGACTGGCACGTCGAGGGCCTCGCGGTGCGTCCGGGCCACAAGATGATCGGCCACACCGCCTTCCTGGTCACCGCCCGCCGCCTGGCCCCCGGCCAGAAGCCGCTGCGCAAGACCCGTCGCCCGGCTCCCGGCGCCTACGGGCCCGACTACTCCGGCCCGCGTCCGCCGGGGCTGCCGGTGGAGCCCGCGCCCGAGGACTGA
- a CDS encoding sensor histidine kinase: MSTIGSSRTTWVRSPVFLFVAVSAVLVGAIFVATNVIADDAATDAARAQAESVSELLAQTTAEPYVGNGLVTGKPGAYDKFFRKAPNLLQARDVESVDLFATDGTLIYSQDDPEVLPVVSRERYSLSTAQRRVLEEGGTGSELADPTSARSLDRNGDEEGLVKIYTRIETPSGEPVLFVAYWALDGLEASRSEIFGSFRWITLGPLVLLSLVSAVMLGLLTMQVRRAGRERERLLEAAMSASDAERRRIARDLHDGVVQDLAGTAFSLSAVARDPQVPGEARARLTSAGDSLRDGLRSLRSLLAEIHPPDLHGKGLASAIADLLAPVSAAGITASLSVEDVEDAPGAEVTMLWRVTQEAVRNTVRHAEASTLAVTVRGHRDGSLLEVVDDGIGFDQDCSRGPEHFGLTGLRSLVTDAGGRLEVRSAPGEGTTVRLEVRR; the protein is encoded by the coding sequence GTGAGCACGATCGGCTCGAGCCGCACGACCTGGGTGCGCAGCCCGGTCTTCCTGTTCGTGGCCGTGAGCGCGGTGCTGGTCGGGGCGATCTTCGTGGCCACCAACGTCATCGCCGACGACGCGGCCACCGACGCCGCGCGGGCCCAGGCCGAGTCGGTCAGCGAGCTGCTGGCGCAGACCACGGCCGAACCGTACGTCGGCAACGGCCTGGTCACCGGCAAGCCGGGCGCCTACGACAAGTTCTTCCGCAAGGCGCCGAACCTGCTCCAGGCGCGCGACGTCGAGAGCGTCGACCTCTTCGCCACCGACGGCACCCTGATCTACAGCCAGGACGACCCGGAGGTGCTGCCGGTCGTCAGCCGCGAGCGCTACTCCCTCAGCACCGCCCAGCGCCGTGTCCTCGAGGAGGGCGGCACCGGCTCGGAGCTGGCCGACCCGACGTCCGCCCGCAGCCTCGACCGCAACGGCGACGAGGAGGGGCTGGTCAAGATCTACACCCGGATCGAGACGCCGAGCGGGGAGCCGGTGCTCTTCGTGGCCTACTGGGCCCTCGACGGGCTCGAGGCCAGCCGCAGCGAGATCTTCGGCTCCTTCCGCTGGATCACCCTGGGCCCGCTGGTGCTGCTCTCGCTGGTCTCGGCGGTGATGCTGGGGCTGCTGACCATGCAGGTACGGCGCGCCGGCCGCGAGCGGGAGCGGCTGCTGGAGGCGGCGATGTCGGCCTCCGACGCCGAGCGTCGCCGGATCGCGCGTGACCTGCACGACGGCGTCGTGCAGGACCTCGCGGGCACCGCCTTCTCGCTCTCCGCGGTGGCGCGCGACCCCCAGGTGCCCGGTGAGGCGCGCGCCCGGCTGACCAGCGCCGGCGACTCGTTGCGCGACGGCCTGCGCTCGCTGCGCTCGCTGCTGGCCGAGATCCACCCCCCCGACCTGCACGGCAAGGGGCTGGCCTCGGCGATCGCCGACCTGCTCGCCCCGGTCAGCGCGGCCGGGATCACCGCCTCGCTCAGCGTCGAGGACGTCGAGGACGCGCCGGGGGCCGAGGTCACCATGCTGTGGCGGGTGACCCAGGAGGCGGTGCGCAACACGGTGCGGCACGCCGAGGCCTCCACCCTCGCCGTCACCGTGCGGGGGCACCGGGACGGGAGCCTCCTCGAGGTCGTCGACGACGGCATCGGCTTCGACCAGGACTGCAGCCGCGGCCCCGAGCACTTCGGGCTCACCGGCCTGCGCAGCCTGGTGACTGACGCCGGCGGTCGCCTCGAGGTGCGCTCCGCGCCGGGCGAGGGCACGACCGTGCGGCTCGAGGTGCGCCGGTGA
- a CDS encoding site-2 protease family protein: MSSSPSEPGSSPRPPGTLKVGTIAGSDVLVSTSWFLVAGLIAVLVAPVVDQVQPGLGALKYVAGAAFAVLLYGSVLLHEASHAVVARRFGFTISSITLHFLGGMTAIEGEARRPREEFAIAVVGPLTSIAVGLAALALRPVTPEGLLLLAVEGLVVANLLVGVLNLVPGLPLDGGRVLKSVVWGATGNPHRGTLVAGWGGRATAVAVLVWPLVQEQVTGDPPDLLDFVLVLVIAMFLWSGASAAMTSARLRARLPSLVARDLARRTLSVPAELPLAEAVRRANDAQAGGIVTEGPTGEPVGLVSEAALLATPLERRPWVPTSSVARSLEAGLRLPVGITGEELVRAITSTPAAEYLLVQPDGSVYGVLATDDVDRAFRESR; this comes from the coding sequence ATGTCCTCGAGCCCGTCCGAGCCCGGCTCGTCGCCACGTCCGCCGGGAACCCTCAAGGTCGGCACCATCGCCGGCAGCGACGTGCTCGTCTCGACCTCCTGGTTCCTGGTCGCGGGGCTCATCGCGGTGCTGGTCGCACCGGTGGTCGACCAGGTCCAGCCGGGCCTCGGTGCGCTGAAGTACGTCGCCGGCGCGGCGTTCGCGGTGCTGCTCTACGGCTCCGTGCTGCTGCACGAGGCCTCCCACGCGGTCGTGGCCCGGCGCTTCGGCTTCACCATCTCCTCGATCACGCTGCACTTCCTCGGCGGGATGACCGCGATCGAGGGGGAGGCGCGCCGCCCGCGCGAGGAGTTCGCGATCGCGGTCGTCGGCCCGCTCACCTCCATCGCGGTCGGGCTGGCCGCGCTCGCGCTGCGCCCGGTCACCCCGGAGGGCCTGCTGCTGCTGGCCGTCGAGGGCCTGGTCGTGGCGAACCTGCTGGTCGGGGTGCTCAACCTGGTGCCGGGCCTGCCGCTCGACGGCGGCCGGGTCCTGAAGTCGGTCGTGTGGGGCGCCACGGGCAACCCCCACCGCGGCACCCTGGTCGCCGGCTGGGGCGGGCGGGCGACGGCCGTCGCCGTGCTCGTCTGGCCGCTGGTGCAGGAGCAGGTCACCGGCGACCCGCCCGACCTGCTCGACTTCGTGCTCGTCCTGGTCATCGCGATGTTCCTGTGGAGCGGCGCCAGCGCCGCGATGACCTCGGCCCGGCTGCGGGCGCGGCTGCCGTCCCTGGTCGCGCGCGACCTCGCCCGGCGCACCCTCAGCGTGCCGGCCGAGCTGCCGCTCGCCGAGGCGGTGCGCCGAGCCAACGACGCCCAGGCCGGCGGCATCGTCACCGAGGGGCCCACGGGCGAGCCCGTCGGTCTTGTCAGCGAGGCGGCGCTGCTGGCCACCCCGCTGGAGCGGCGGCCGTGGGTGCCGACCTCCAGCGTGGCCCGCAGCCTCGAGGCGGGCCTGCGCCTGCCGGTGGGGATCACCGGCGAGGAGCTGGTGCGCGCCATCACCTCCACCCCGGCCGCCGAGTACCTCCTGGTCCAGCCCGACGGCTCCGTCTACGGTGTGCTGGCCACCGACGACGTCGACCGGGCCTTTCGCGAATCGCGCTGA
- a CDS encoding response regulator encodes MSAPGGPVPIRVVLVDDHAVIRAGLAQLLASTQDISVVGQAGDGDGAVEVVREVRPDVVLMDLQMPGVDGVTATRRVCSEMPGVDVLVLTSFSDAERIIDALDAGAVGYLLKDADPDDVLSGIRAVARGESPIHPKAARALLGARSATSRPQLTAREVEVLRLVRDGLANKQIARRLEISERTVKAHLTSAFSRIGVVDRTQAAVWAQRQEL; translated from the coding sequence GTGAGCGCGCCGGGCGGCCCGGTGCCGATCCGGGTCGTGCTGGTCGACGACCACGCGGTGATCCGCGCGGGGCTGGCGCAGCTGCTGGCCTCCACGCAGGACATCAGCGTCGTCGGTCAGGCCGGGGACGGCGACGGTGCCGTCGAGGTGGTGCGCGAGGTCCGGCCCGACGTGGTGCTGATGGACCTGCAGATGCCCGGGGTCGACGGGGTCACCGCCACCCGGCGCGTGTGCTCGGAGATGCCGGGGGTCGACGTGCTGGTGCTCACCAGCTTCTCCGACGCCGAGCGCATCATCGACGCCCTCGACGCGGGCGCCGTGGGCTACCTGCTCAAGGACGCCGACCCCGACGACGTGCTGTCCGGCATCCGCGCCGTCGCGCGCGGCGAGTCGCCGATCCACCCCAAGGCCGCCCGGGCGCTGCTCGGGGCCCGGTCGGCCACGTCACGCCCGCAGCTCACCGCGCGCGAGGTCGAGGTCCTGCGCCTGGTGCGCGACGGCCTGGCCAACAAGCAGATCGCGCGCCGGCTCGAGATCAGCGAGCGGACCGTCAAGGCCCACCTGACCTCCGCGTTCTCGCGCATCGGGGTCGTCGACCGCACCCAGGCCGCGGTGTGGGCCCAGCGCCAGGAGCTCTGA